Part of the Mycolicibacterium mengxianglii genome is shown below.
CGATGGCCTCGATCATGACCGCGCTGTGGTTCGACCAGCTCCGGGCGGGCGACCGGGTCTCGGTGAAACCACACGCCTCCCCGGTGTTGCACGCGATCAACTATCTGATCGGTGAACTCGATGAGGCGTACCTGGGGACGCTGCGTGAATTCGGTGGCCTGCAAAGCTATCCCAGCCGCACCAAAGACCCCGACCCGGTGGATTATTCGACCGGATCAGTGGGCATCGGAGCGACAGCCCCGATCTGGGCTGCGATGGCGCGCCGATACGTGCACACCCGGTTCGACGGTGCGGCCGAGGAACTCATCGCATCGGACCGGACCGGCGGCACCGCGCTGGGGAGGCAGTACTCGCTGGTTGGTGACGCCGAACTGGACGAGGGCGCGGTGTGGGAGGCCATCCTCGATCCCGCGGTCACCGAATTCGGCGAGATCGTCTGGATCGTCGACATGAACCGCCAATCGCTGGACCGGGTCGTCCCGCACATCGCCGCCGATCGGCTGGAGCGGATGTTCGGCGCAGCCGGCTGGCAGGTGATCACCCTGAAATTCGGCCGCCTGTTGGAAGAGCTGTTCGCCCGGCCGGGCGGGGCGACGTTGCGGCGCCGGATAGTCGAGATGCCCAATGCCGAATACCAGCGTCTACTCCGGTGCGCAGCCGACGAATTGCGTTCGCGGTTGCCCGGCGACGGCCCGGACAGCGGGGCACTACGCGCGTTGACCTCCGACCTCGACGACGCCACACTGCTGGCCGCGATCCGCAACCTGGGTGGCCACGACCTGGGCCTGCTGCGGGACGCCTTCGCCCAGATCGACGACACCCGGCCCACCGTGGTGATCGCGTACACGATCAAGGGGTACGGCCTTCCGATACAAGGACATCCGCAGAATCACTCCTCATTGCTCACCGTCGGGCAGTTCGACGAGCTCGCTGATGCCCTGGGAATGGACCCCAAGAACCCGTGGCAGCGCTTCGCCGCCGGCAGCGACGCCGGAATACTCTGCGCCGCAACGCGGGAACGGCTGGCCCGGCCCCCGGTACCGCAACCCGCTCCGGCGGCCATCCCGACCGACATCGGTCGGACCCCGACGGGCACGTCCACCACCCAGGCCGCACTGGGCCGTACATTGCTGGACCTCACCCGGGAGGCCCCGGCCGCTGCTCGCCGGGTGGTGACGGTCAGCCCGGATGTGAGTTCGACGACCAACCTGGCCGGTTGGCTGAACAAGGTGGGGGTCTGGTCGCCGACGGAGCGACGCGACTGGTTCGACGACGACGCCGAGACCATCATGCACTGGCGGGAGAACCCGGACGGCCAACACATGGAGCTCGGGATCGCCGAGACCAATCTCGTCGGATTGATCAGTGAGCTCGGCGCGACCTGGAGCCGGTGGGGTGAGCCGCTGTTCCCGATCGGGGTGCTCTACGACCCGTTCGTGGAGCGGGCGCTGGAGCCATGGTCCTACGGGATCTACGCCGGCGGCCAGTCAATCCTGGTCGGCACCCCGTCCGGGGTGACGCTGGCCGCAGAAGGCGGCGCGCACCAGTCCATCAAAACCCCGTCGATCGGTCTCGAGCAGCCGGGATGTGTCAGCTATGAACCGGCGTTCGCCATCGACGTCGAGTGGGCACTGCTGTCGTGCATCGCGCGGCTGGGCCGCCCCGACGGAAGCTCCTCGTACCTGCGATTGTCGACGCGGCCGGTGGATCAGAAACTGGCAGCGGTGCCGGCAGACCCGGCGGCGCGCGAACGGCGTCGGCGACAGGTCGTGGACGGGGGCTATCTGCTGCGTCGAGCGGTCGAGCCGGCGGTCACGCTGGTCGGCATGGGCGCGGTGATCACCGAGACGCTCACCGCGGCAGACCGTCTCGCGGCCCAGGGCATCGACGCCGACGTCGTCTGTGTCACCAGCCCCGGTCTGTTGTTCGAAGCAGCCCAGGCCCGGAACGGCCTCGGCGACGCGCCGACTTC
Proteins encoded:
- a CDS encoding transketolase-like TK C-terminal-containing protein gives rise to the protein MSSPVRSVPTMTAASGADVLSVIEQRVLWLSTAMIHHANRVRPNPSGLKVGGHQASSASMASIMTALWFDQLRAGDRVSVKPHASPVLHAINYLIGELDEAYLGTLREFGGLQSYPSRTKDPDPVDYSTGSVGIGATAPIWAAMARRYVHTRFDGAAEELIASDRTGGTALGRQYSLVGDAELDEGAVWEAILDPAVTEFGEIVWIVDMNRQSLDRVVPHIAADRLERMFGAAGWQVITLKFGRLLEELFARPGGATLRRRIVEMPNAEYQRLLRCAADELRSRLPGDGPDSGALRALTSDLDDATLLAAIRNLGGHDLGLLRDAFAQIDDTRPTVVIAYTIKGYGLPIQGHPQNHSSLLTVGQFDELADALGMDPKNPWQRFAAGSDAGILCAATRERLARPPVPQPAPAAIPTDIGRTPTGTSTTQAALGRTLLDLTREAPAAARRVVTVSPDVSSTTNLAGWLNKVGVWSPTERRDWFDDDAETIMHWRENPDGQHMELGIAETNLVGLISELGATWSRWGEPLFPIGVLYDPFVERALEPWSYGIYAGGQSILVGTPSGVTLAAEGGAHQSIKTPSIGLEQPGCVSYEPAFAIDVEWALLSCIARLGRPDGSSSYLRLSTRPVDQKLAAVPADPAARERRRRQVVDGGYLLRRAVEPAVTLVGMGAVITETLTAADRLAAQGIDADVVCVTSPGLLFEAAQARNGLGDAPTSILQQVFPAERAAPMVTVLDGHPHTLSFLHGVHRVRGIALGVSRFGQVGSLDDVYRYHGIDTDSIVTAALDLTR